A DNA window from Calliphora vicina chromosome 1, idCalVici1.1, whole genome shotgun sequence contains the following coding sequences:
- the Fas1 gene encoding fasciclin-1 isoform X3, producing MNIRSRGSGDGSGGGVYLTLRLKALFVAFSLIVLPQLAQSTVLDKLRDDPDLSQFYSLLEQNPIANSTLSLRACTLFVPTNEAFQRHHGTTYVLYHMATVAMTQDQLTKTIPSDMDGNPPLYITKNRNGDIYVNNARIIPSLSVEMTNSDGKRQVMHIIDEVLVPLTSLPTSKTEITNPDAFQFLQQADLLNIGENRLRSYRSQVTVMRKENLYQSPGGHTFLIPVDEGFKQTTRSSLVDNKVIDGHVILNNVIFTSAAQIEVPQTTAAFEDNIKVTVSFSKQKEGKMYVKSNTLLGDSKHATGVVLAEIVKANIPVRNGVVHLIHRPLMIIDTTVTQFLQENENGALRKFLEVIMDIGGQVLDDINNFGDVTILAPSNEAWNNSAINNIIRDVPKMREILNMHIIKDRLSVDKIKEKNRNLIAQVPTVNNRTFLYFNINGEGTDEVITVEGGGVNATILEANVASTNGFVHIIDKVLGVPYTTVLGKLESDPMLSDSYKLGQFSTFNEQLNNTQRRFTYFVTRDKGWQKIQLDLPSVHKKLFMKDFSYHSRSILERHLVIDDRAYTMKDMVAMTKESESIVLPTFRDSLKIKVEEEAGRYVIIWNHKKVNVYRPDVECTNGIIHVIDYPMLEEKDIVASGG from the exons ttttacaGTTTGTTGGAGCAGAATCCAATTGCTAATTCAACTTTATCACTAAGAGCCTGTACACTGTTTGTTCCCACAAATGAAGCTTTTCAACGTCATCATGGCACAACTTATGTTCTTTATCACATGG CTACGGTCGCGATGACTCAGGATCAACTAACCAAGACCATACCCTCAGATATGGATGGTAATCCACCATTGTATATAACGAAAAATCGTAACGGTGATATTTATGTTAACAACGCTAGAATCATTCCCTCGCTGTCTGTTGAAATGACCAATAGTGACGGCAAAAGACAG GTAATGCACATTATAGATGAGGTATTAGTGCCTCTTACATCACTTCCGACATCCAAGACGGAAATTACAAATCCAGATGCATTTCAATTCTTGCAACAAGCCGATTTACTCAACATAGGAGAAAACCGCTTGAG ATCGTATCGTTCTCAAGTCACTGTGATGCGAAAAGAAAACTTGTATCAATCACCCGGTGGCCATACTTTCCTTATACCGGTAGATGAAGGCTTTAAG caAACTACCCGTAGCAGTTTAGTGGATAATAAAGTTATCGATGGCCATGTTATTTTAAACAATGTGATATTTACTTCGGCTGCTCAAATTGAAGTGCCTCAGACCACTGCCGCCTTTGAGGATAATATTAAAGTAACAGTTAGCttttccaaacaaaaagaaggaaAGA tgTATGTTAAATCGAATACTTTGCTGGGTGATTCAAAGCATGCTACTGGTGTGGTATTAGCTGAAATAGTTAAGGCTAATATACCAGTACGTAACGGCGTTGTACACTTGATACACCGGCCATTGATGATAATTGATACGACCGTAACACAATTCCTACAG GAAAATGAAAATGGGGCTTTGCGCAAGTTTCTTGAAGTAATTATGGACATTGGTGGCCAAGTCTTAGATGACATTAACAATTTCGGAGATGTTACAATTTTGGCTCCCAGTAATGAAGCTTGGAATAATTCGGCCATTAACAACATTATTAG AGATGTACCAAAAATgcgtgaaattttaaatatgcacATAATTAAAGATCGCCTGAGTGTAGATAAAATCAAGGAAAAAAATCGGAATTTa atcgCGCAAGTGCCAACTGTCAACAATCGCACATTCCTCTATTTCAACATCAACGGCGAAGGGACAGATGAAGTGATAACTGTCGAAGGTGGTGGAGTAAATGCCactattttggaagcaaatgtGGCTAGCACTAATGGTTTTGTTCACATTATTGACAAAGTTCTTGGGGTTCCATACACTACAGTTTTAGGAAAATTGGAAAGTGATCCTATGCTAAG TGATTCATATAAATTGGGacaattttcaacatttaacgAACAATTGAATAATACGCAAAGACGTTTTACATACTTTGTGACGCGTGACAAAGGCTGGCAGAAAATCCAATTAGATTTGCCCTCGGTACATAAGAAACTATTTATGAAGGACTTCTCTTATCAT tcccGCTCAATTTTAGAACGCCATTTGGTAATTGATGATCGCGCTTATACCATGAAAGATATGGTTGCCATGACCAAAGAAAGTGAATCAATTGTTTTGCCGACCTTCAGAGattccttaaaaataaaagtagaaGAAGAAGCTGGAC gCTATGTCATCATTTGGAATCATAAAAAAGTGAATGTCTATCGTCCCGATGTCGAATGTACCAATGGCATTATACACGTGATTGATTATCCAATGTTGGAGGAGAAGGATATCGTAGCGAGCGGAG
- the Fas1 gene encoding fasciclin-1 isoform X2 → MNIRSRGSGDGSGGGVYLTLRLKALFVAFSLIVLPQLAQSTVLDKLRDDPDLSQFYSLLEQNPIANSTLSLRACTLFVPTNEAFQRHHGTTYVLYHMATVAMTQDQLTKTIPSDMDGNPPLYITKNRNGDIYVNNARIIPSLSVEMTNSDGKRQVMHIIDEVLVPLTSLPTSKTEITNPDAFQFLQQADLLNIGENRLRSYRSQVTVMRKENLYQSPGGHTFLIPVDEGFKQTTRSSLVDNKVIDGHVILNNVIFTSAAQIEVPQTTAAFEDNIKVTVSFSKQKEGKMYVKSNTLLGDSKHATGVVLAEIVKANIPVRNGVVHLIHRPLMIIDTTVTQFLQENENGALRKFLEVIMDIGGQVLDDINNFGDVTILAPSNEAWNNSAINNIIRDVPKMREILNMHIIKDRLSVDKIKEKNRNLIAQVPTVNNRTFLYFNINGEGTDEVITVEGGGVNATILEANVASTNGFVHIIDKVLGVPYTTVLGKLESDPMLSDSYKLGQFSTFNEQLNNTQRRFTYFVTRDKGWQKIQLDLPSVHKKLFMKDFSYHSRSILERHLVIDDRAYTMKDMVAMTKESESIVLPTFRDSLKIKVEEEAGRYVIIWNHKKVNVYRPDVECTNGIIHVIDYPMLEEKDIVASGGCSN, encoded by the exons ttttacaGTTTGTTGGAGCAGAATCCAATTGCTAATTCAACTTTATCACTAAGAGCCTGTACACTGTTTGTTCCCACAAATGAAGCTTTTCAACGTCATCATGGCACAACTTATGTTCTTTATCACATGG CTACGGTCGCGATGACTCAGGATCAACTAACCAAGACCATACCCTCAGATATGGATGGTAATCCACCATTGTATATAACGAAAAATCGTAACGGTGATATTTATGTTAACAACGCTAGAATCATTCCCTCGCTGTCTGTTGAAATGACCAATAGTGACGGCAAAAGACAG GTAATGCACATTATAGATGAGGTATTAGTGCCTCTTACATCACTTCCGACATCCAAGACGGAAATTACAAATCCAGATGCATTTCAATTCTTGCAACAAGCCGATTTACTCAACATAGGAGAAAACCGCTTGAG ATCGTATCGTTCTCAAGTCACTGTGATGCGAAAAGAAAACTTGTATCAATCACCCGGTGGCCATACTTTCCTTATACCGGTAGATGAAGGCTTTAAG caAACTACCCGTAGCAGTTTAGTGGATAATAAAGTTATCGATGGCCATGTTATTTTAAACAATGTGATATTTACTTCGGCTGCTCAAATTGAAGTGCCTCAGACCACTGCCGCCTTTGAGGATAATATTAAAGTAACAGTTAGCttttccaaacaaaaagaaggaaAGA tgTATGTTAAATCGAATACTTTGCTGGGTGATTCAAAGCATGCTACTGGTGTGGTATTAGCTGAAATAGTTAAGGCTAATATACCAGTACGTAACGGCGTTGTACACTTGATACACCGGCCATTGATGATAATTGATACGACCGTAACACAATTCCTACAG GAAAATGAAAATGGGGCTTTGCGCAAGTTTCTTGAAGTAATTATGGACATTGGTGGCCAAGTCTTAGATGACATTAACAATTTCGGAGATGTTACAATTTTGGCTCCCAGTAATGAAGCTTGGAATAATTCGGCCATTAACAACATTATTAG AGATGTACCAAAAATgcgtgaaattttaaatatgcacATAATTAAAGATCGCCTGAGTGTAGATAAAATCAAGGAAAAAAATCGGAATTTa atcgCGCAAGTGCCAACTGTCAACAATCGCACATTCCTCTATTTCAACATCAACGGCGAAGGGACAGATGAAGTGATAACTGTCGAAGGTGGTGGAGTAAATGCCactattttggaagcaaatgtGGCTAGCACTAATGGTTTTGTTCACATTATTGACAAAGTTCTTGGGGTTCCATACACTACAGTTTTAGGAAAATTGGAAAGTGATCCTATGCTAAG TGATTCATATAAATTGGGacaattttcaacatttaacgAACAATTGAATAATACGCAAAGACGTTTTACATACTTTGTGACGCGTGACAAAGGCTGGCAGAAAATCCAATTAGATTTGCCCTCGGTACATAAGAAACTATTTATGAAGGACTTCTCTTATCAT tcccGCTCAATTTTAGAACGCCATTTGGTAATTGATGATCGCGCTTATACCATGAAAGATATGGTTGCCATGACCAAAGAAAGTGAATCAATTGTTTTGCCGACCTTCAGAGattccttaaaaataaaagtagaaGAAGAAGCTGGAC gCTATGTCATCATTTGGAATCATAAAAAAGTGAATGTCTATCGTCCCGATGTCGAATGTACCAATGGCATTATACACGTGATTGATTATCCAATGTTGGAGGAGAAGGATATCGTAGCGAGCGGAG
- the Fas1 gene encoding fasciclin-1 isoform X1 yields the protein MNIRSRGSGDGSGGGVYLTLRLKALFVAFSLIVLPQLAQSTVLDKLRDDPDLSQFYSLLEQNPIANSTLSLRACTLFVPTNEAFQRHHGTTYVLYHMATVAMTQDQLTKTIPSDMDGNPPLYITKNRNGDIYVNNARIIPSLSVEMTNSDGKRQVMHIIDEVLVPLTSLPTSKTEITNPDAFQFLQQADLLNIGENRLRSYRSQVTVMRKENLYQSPGGHTFLIPVDEGFKQTTRSSLVDNKVIDGHVILNNVIFTSAAQIEVPQTTAAFEDNIKVTVSFSKQKEGKMYVKSNTLLGDSKHATGVVLAEIVKANIPVRNGVVHLIHRPLMIIDTTVTQFLQENENGALRKFLEVIMDIGGQVLDDINNFGDVTILAPSNEAWNNSAINNIIRDVPKMREILNMHIIKDRLSVDKIKEKNRNLIAQVPTVNNRTFLYFNINGEGTDEVITVEGGGVNATILEANVASTNGFVHIIDKVLGVPYTTVLGKLESDPMLSDSYKLGQFSTFNEQLNNTQRRFTYFVTRDKGWQKIQLDLPSVHKKLFMKDFSYHSRSILERHLVIDDRAYTMKDMVAMTKESESIVLPTFRDSLKIKVEEEAGRYVIIWNHKKVNVYRPDVECTNGIIHVIDYPMLEEKDIVASGGSYQIKTNFSILFANLFIIAIAKLF from the exons ttttacaGTTTGTTGGAGCAGAATCCAATTGCTAATTCAACTTTATCACTAAGAGCCTGTACACTGTTTGTTCCCACAAATGAAGCTTTTCAACGTCATCATGGCACAACTTATGTTCTTTATCACATGG CTACGGTCGCGATGACTCAGGATCAACTAACCAAGACCATACCCTCAGATATGGATGGTAATCCACCATTGTATATAACGAAAAATCGTAACGGTGATATTTATGTTAACAACGCTAGAATCATTCCCTCGCTGTCTGTTGAAATGACCAATAGTGACGGCAAAAGACAG GTAATGCACATTATAGATGAGGTATTAGTGCCTCTTACATCACTTCCGACATCCAAGACGGAAATTACAAATCCAGATGCATTTCAATTCTTGCAACAAGCCGATTTACTCAACATAGGAGAAAACCGCTTGAG ATCGTATCGTTCTCAAGTCACTGTGATGCGAAAAGAAAACTTGTATCAATCACCCGGTGGCCATACTTTCCTTATACCGGTAGATGAAGGCTTTAAG caAACTACCCGTAGCAGTTTAGTGGATAATAAAGTTATCGATGGCCATGTTATTTTAAACAATGTGATATTTACTTCGGCTGCTCAAATTGAAGTGCCTCAGACCACTGCCGCCTTTGAGGATAATATTAAAGTAACAGTTAGCttttccaaacaaaaagaaggaaAGA tgTATGTTAAATCGAATACTTTGCTGGGTGATTCAAAGCATGCTACTGGTGTGGTATTAGCTGAAATAGTTAAGGCTAATATACCAGTACGTAACGGCGTTGTACACTTGATACACCGGCCATTGATGATAATTGATACGACCGTAACACAATTCCTACAG GAAAATGAAAATGGGGCTTTGCGCAAGTTTCTTGAAGTAATTATGGACATTGGTGGCCAAGTCTTAGATGACATTAACAATTTCGGAGATGTTACAATTTTGGCTCCCAGTAATGAAGCTTGGAATAATTCGGCCATTAACAACATTATTAG AGATGTACCAAAAATgcgtgaaattttaaatatgcacATAATTAAAGATCGCCTGAGTGTAGATAAAATCAAGGAAAAAAATCGGAATTTa atcgCGCAAGTGCCAACTGTCAACAATCGCACATTCCTCTATTTCAACATCAACGGCGAAGGGACAGATGAAGTGATAACTGTCGAAGGTGGTGGAGTAAATGCCactattttggaagcaaatgtGGCTAGCACTAATGGTTTTGTTCACATTATTGACAAAGTTCTTGGGGTTCCATACACTACAGTTTTAGGAAAATTGGAAAGTGATCCTATGCTAAG TGATTCATATAAATTGGGacaattttcaacatttaacgAACAATTGAATAATACGCAAAGACGTTTTACATACTTTGTGACGCGTGACAAAGGCTGGCAGAAAATCCAATTAGATTTGCCCTCGGTACATAAGAAACTATTTATGAAGGACTTCTCTTATCAT tcccGCTCAATTTTAGAACGCCATTTGGTAATTGATGATCGCGCTTATACCATGAAAGATATGGTTGCCATGACCAAAGAAAGTGAATCAATTGTTTTGCCGACCTTCAGAGattccttaaaaataaaagtagaaGAAGAAGCTGGAC gCTATGTCATCATTTGGAATCATAAAAAAGTGAATGTCTATCGTCCCGATGTCGAATGTACCAATGGCATTATACACGTGATTGATTATCCAATGTTGGAGGAGAAGGATATCGTAGCGAGCGGAGGTAGTTATCAGATTAAAACTAACTTCAGCATATTGTTTGCAAATCTCTTCATAATAGCAATAGcaaaacttttctaa